The DNA segment GCGACAGTGTTTTGGTTGAATTCCCCCGTCGATGGGTCGTACCCACCGCAGGTGATCAGCCGTAATTCCGCCCGGTCAGCATTGCCGTAAACCTGCGCGGCGGGAAAAGATGCCTTGTCATAGGTGTCCACCCGATACACCTGAAACACTGCTACCGTCCCGTCCGCACGGGTCACGGACACCTGGTCCGCGTCCTGCATCTCATGCAACCGGTAGAACACGCCGACCCCGGTTTGGGTCGAGTTGACGTGCCCGAGAATGATCGAGGAGCCCAGCTCACCAGGAGTGGGTGAATTCTCATACCAACCGGCAGGGGAGTCAGCGTCCCCTGGCGGCACGGCGACCGTCCCGTCGGCTTCCAAACCGAGCTTCATCAATTCGGAATTCACACCAATAATGTCAATATCCACAGTGGCAGGCTCCGAGGCGGGAAGGACCGGCCCAACCAGGGCAGTCGAGACCTCTGCTGCAGCCTTCGACCCGGTCTCCGGGGCAGGCGGCGGTACAGGTACAGGTGCGGTTGCAGGAGCCTGGCCTGGTGGTGGGGCCGGTACCGCGGGCGTGCCAGGTGAGACCGGCGCTGCGGCGGGGGCTGGTGCGGGTGGCGCTGAGATCAGAGCCGGAGGCGAGGATGGGGTGACGTGCGTTTGGAAAGCCGTGGCCCCAGGGGAGGCATCGCTTTGCAATCCAACACCAACGGTACCGATCCCGACAGCCAAGACAACAGCAGCTATGCCCGACGTCAGGGAACGCCGAGTAAAGCTCAAATTTCCGGTCTGTTTATGTTTCATACGCCCTCATCCCACTCTTGATGACCGGTCAACCCTACGGAATGCCTTGAATCCACTGACTGCGTCAACACCACCATTCAACACCACCATTCAACGTCATCAGAGGCTCAGCCATCTCCTCTTGCCGAGGCTACCGATGCCCCGCCGGTTACGGGCGCGACCGTTGGAGTAGTCGATGTTGGCGGCCGTGAATCTGGTGGAGTGTCAGAGACCGGCGCCGATGCCGGAGCAGATGCCGACACCGATGCCGACACCGATGCAGGCGTTGGTGTCGGTGGGGTTGGGGGGTAGCGGGTTTGGGGCTGGTTGCGGGGTGCCTGCGTCGACGGGTTTGATCACCTTGTGGCGGTCGTCGCCGAGGTCTTCGATGAGCGCTTCTCTGATGATGCGTCGGGGGTCGTATTGTCGGGGGTCGAGTTTGCGCCAGTCGACGTCGTCGATTTCAGGGCCCATTTCCTCGCGGAGTTGCTCACGGGCGCCGCTGGCCATGGTGCGCAGGTTCCGTACCAGCTGCCCGAGTTGCGCCGCGTACCCCGGAAGCCGCTCAGGACCCACGATTATGACAGCAAGGAATCCCAGCAGTATGAATTCGATCCCGTTGATTCCCAACACAAGAAGAAGACTACAACCATAAAAATCGTGCGGCACCGGGAACGAGCCCAATTTAGCTGAATACTGTGTTGCTCTGGAGGTGGATCTTCACTCACACCAACCGGTATTTGTTCACGGTTCCGCCGTGGTTCTGCGCGTGTGGGCTATTCGTGTGGCAGGAAAGGTGGTGACTGTTTTGGGCATGATGGTCGAGGTGTCTACACCCCGTCGATGACTGACGCCTGATCGGCTGTGGACTCGAGATGTTCTTGCTGTGCCTTATTTTTCCTGGCTCGCCGTTTATCGTTGAGTAAGCACAACCCGATAGCGATAAAGAACAACAACAGCATGGGCGCCGCAAGGTAGAACATACTCATCGCGTCAGCCCCCGGGGCCGCCATCGCAGCGAACAGACACACCATAAAAATGGTGATCCGCCACCCCTTAAGGATCTGCCGCCCGGAGACGACACCCACCAGGTTCAAACCCACCAGCACCACCGGCAAAAGGAACGCGATGCCGAAGGCGAGCATCAGCCGCAGCAGGAACGTGATAAACACGGTCACCGTGATGATGTTAGAAAAACCGCCGGGGGTGAAGTCCGTCAATACCCGTACCGCATTAGGCAGGATCAGCCATGCCAGGAAGATCCCTGAAAAGAACAACGGCACGGCCACAGCGATGAACGACACCGCGACGCGGCGTTCTTTCGTTTTCAGACTCGGGGTGATGAACGCCCACAGCTGGTACAACCACACGGGGCTCGATAAGACGATACCCAGAAACACGGAAACCTGGATCATGAGGTCAAAAGGCGAAGCGACACCGTCAAAGTTCAAGGCCGCACTGCGACCCTCGCGCGCATTCAGATCCTGGATGGGGCGGGATAACTCTTCAAGGACCGGTTCATAGATGAAGAAGCCCGCGACCGTTCCAACGAACACCGCGATAGCGCCGATGAACAACCTGTTGCGTGCTTCTTTTAGATGTTCCCCAAGCGCCATCTTC comes from the Arthrobacter sp. CAN_C5 genome and includes:
- a CDS encoding Sec-independent protein translocase TatB, translated to MLGINGIEFILLGFLAVIIVGPERLPGYAAQLGQLVRNLRTMASGAREQLREEMGPEIDDVDWRKLDPRQYDPRRIIREALIEDLGDDRHKVIKPVDAGTPQPAPNPLPPNPTDTNACIGVGIGVGICSGIGAGL
- the tatC gene encoding twin-arginine translocase subunit TatC; protein product: MALGEHLKEARNRLFIGAIAVFVGTVAGFFIYEPVLEELSRPIQDLNAREGRSAALNFDGVASPFDLMIQVSVFLGIVLSSPVWLYQLWAFITPSLKTKERRVAVSFIAVAVPLFFSGIFLAWLILPNAVRVLTDFTPGGFSNIITVTVFITFLLRLMLAFGIAFLLPVVLVGLNLVGVVSGRQILKGWRITIFMVCLFAAMAAPGADAMSMFYLAAPMLLLFFIAIGLCLLNDKRRARKNKAQQEHLESTADQASVIDGV
- a CDS encoding class F sortase; amino-acid sequence: MKHKQTGNLSFTRRSLTSGIAAVVLAVGIGTVGVGLQSDASPGATAFQTHVTPSSPPALISAPPAPAPAAAPVSPGTPAVPAPPPGQAPATAPVPVPPPAPETGSKAAAEVSTALVGPVLPASEPATVDIDIIGVNSELMKLGLEADGTVAVPPGDADSPAGWYENSPTPGELGSSIILGHVNSTQTGVGVFYRLHEMQDADQVSVTRADGTVAVFQVYRVDTYDKASFPAAQVYGNADRAELRLITCGGYDPSTGEFNQNTVAYAYLISSHPA